ACACCTACTTCACCAACCACTACTCCTCGCAGGACCCCGACCCCAAGGTGCAGGCCTTCGTCCAGGCCTACAAGGCGCGCTACGGCGAGGTGCCCGACGCGCTGGCGGCGCTGGGTTACGACGCGGTGATGCTGGTGGCGGACGCCATCCAGCGCGCCGGCTCGGCCGACCCCGCCAAGATCCGCGAGGCGCTGGCCGCCACCACCGACTTCCAGGGCGTGACCGGAAAGATCGCCATGGACGCGCAGCACAACCCCTCCAAGCCGGTGGTGCTGATCCAGATGAAGGACGGGCAGCAGACCTTCGCGGG
The DNA window shown above is from Bacillota bacterium and carries:
- a CDS encoding ABC transporter substrate-binding protein, producing the protein TYFTNHYSSQDPDPKVQAFVQAYKARYGEVPDALAALGYDAVMLVADAIQRAGSADPAKIREALAATTDFQGVTGKIAMDAQHNPSKPVVLIQMKDGQQTFAGRFGGQ